Proteins from one Anthonomus grandis grandis chromosome 8, icAntGran1.3, whole genome shotgun sequence genomic window:
- the LOC126739635 gene encoding protein HEXIM1: MDEISEKTVEEMAILKSVDAVSQKDGVQKKGARATHPTDQSAKMIDGDATAPRRRRTRRGKSKRKAPYQKYGNRKSHVKMLKPRIVKPEAPHNDNQFLLEDHGGFEELDERLKNIDQASTSSITRTRDSSFSVDSDGEEFYSSPDDEDEFLMQDFNDQYKSIQTEQLQTMSKQELIEEYLALDNRTSQKNKDLEESILKLKEELDKQIKEKEQLRQENELLRKKLEQGQENSDSEDSDSDSSDSCSSSSTSLNSSGSERSRSPIQNNKDYGYTNGHTSPPQRVDAV; the protein is encoded by the coding sequence ATGGACGAAATAAGTGAAAAAACGGTCGAAGAAATGGCAATTTTAAAATCGGTCGACGCTGTCTCCCAGAAAGATGGCGTCCAAAAGAAAGGCGCGCGCGCCACGCACCCTACCGACCAATCGGCGAAGATGATCGACGGCGATGCGACGGCGCCGAGACGCCGACGTACGAGACGCGGGAAATCCAAACGTAAAGCCCCCTATCAAAAGTACGGGAACCGCAAGTCTCACGTAAAAATGTTGAAGCCGAGAATCGTAAAACCGGAGGCGCCCCACAATGATAACCAGTTCTTGCTTGAGGATCATGGTGGGTTCGAGGAGCTCGACGAACGTCTCAAAAACATCGATCAAGCTTCGACTTCTTCAATCACTCGCACTAGAGATTCAAGTTTCAGTGTGGACTCTGATGGAGAAGAGTTTTACTCATCCCCAGATGATGAAGATGAATTCCTTATGCAAGACTTTAATGACCAGTATAAGAGTATTCAAACAGAACAGTTACAAACCATGTCAAAACAAGAACTTATAGAAGAGTATCTTGCTTTAGACAACCGCACTTCTCAGAAGAATAAAGACCTTGAGGAATCCATTTTAAAGCTAAAAGAGGAGCTGGATAAGCAAATTAAAGAAAAGGAACAATTGAGGCAGGAGAATGAACTGTTACGAAAGAAGCTGGAGCAGGGCCAAGAAAACTCAGACTCTGAGGATTCAGACTCAGATTCTAGTGACTCATGCAGTTCTAGCAGCACTTCCTTAAACAGTAGTGGATCAGAAAGGTCACGGAGTCCCATTCAAAACAACAAGGACTATGGTTATACCAATGGACACACTTCACCACCACAGAGAGTTGATGCTGTGTAA
- the LOC126739761 gene encoding uncharacterized protein LOC126739761, translating to MVKKRPTSFLILKELLWKWKKRPALYNKEVKEYSDRNAKEKLCTEVCANVIPKWHELSGAERKDRGKEVQKKWKNLKDCFARELAAQKKIKSGEPAKKRRKYIYFDALLFLLPHQQPRTTSGNVGPPGDKEELLDHNKGPRNDDGELSNDHGGPRNNNEETPRSLPSAKPAQRKPRSLSSKFSHQISTYEASLLEILKEKQTEEVSEDKNFALMLIPMLTKLNDEQKHFAKIEILNVMRNAKFYTQPGPSTQTNFHQYFHPGPHNMQHQTSVRLPAASPQFSNTTSVSLPASSPQFSNQSDKNSSLQPTIRNFRIILSHQEIMIANYMTCNHNVLIN from the exons ATGG TGAAGAAACGACCCACATCGTTCTTGATACTGAAAGAATTATTGTGGAAGTGGAAAAAAAGACCAGCGCTGTATAATAAAGAAGTGAAAGAATACAGCGATAGAAATGCGAAAGAGAAATTATGTACAGAAGTATGCGCAAATGTAATACCAAAATGGCATGAACTATCAGGTGCAGAAAGAAAAGACAGAG ggAAAGAAGTTCAAAAAAAGTGGAAGAATCTGAAAGACTGTTTTGCGAGAGAGCTTGCTgctcagaaaaaaatcaaatctggTGAGCCTGCGAAAAAACGTCGTAAATACATCTACTTCGACGCATTGCTATTTTTACTTCCTCACCAACAACCCAGGACAACAAGTGGCAATGTAGGGCCTCCAGGCGATAAGGAAGAACTGTTAGACCATAATAAAGGACCCAGAAACGATGATGGAGAGCTTTCAAACGATCATGGAGGTCCCAGGAACAACAACGAGGAGACTCCACGTTCTTTACCCTCTGCAAAACCTGCACAGAGGAAACCACGCAGTCTTTCCAGCAAATTTTCTCATCAAATATCCACATATGAGGCTTCGTTATTAGagattttaaaggaaaaacaaACGGAGGAAGTTTCAGAGGATAAAAACTTTGCTCTTATGTTAATTCCTATGTTGACCAAACTAAACGACGAGCAAAAACATTTTGCCAAAATTGAAATACTAAATGTGATGAGAAATGCAAAATTCTATACACAGCCTGGGCCATCAACACAAACTAACTTCCATCAGTACTTCCATCCAGGCCCACATAATATGCAGCATCAAACCTCTGTACGTTTGCCAGCAGCTTCGCCTCAATTTTCCAATACAACATCTGTAAGTTTGCCAGCAAGTTCGCCTCAGTTTTCCAACCAATCTGATAAAAACTCTTCCCTCCAACCTACTATTCGGAATTTTCGAATAATTTTGAGTCATCAAGAGATTATGATAGCGAATTATATGACTTGTAATCATAATgtattaataaactaa